From the Leishmania donovani BPK282A1 complete genome, chromosome 30 genome, one window contains:
- a CDS encoding mannosyltransferase, putative, translated as MSSKAWLDRQSIRTLLLYGGLARVVLLIYAAFHDYYFRVKYTDIDYMIVVDGARELLHGGTPFDRTTYRYTPLLAVLVIPAVLVANPLGKVVFTLSDLGAAYYCFHMLLRFSTERSAKWMVVILILFNPVVLNVSTRGNSDMLISFMSMGVLAKFAEGRYFTAAAILGFAVHFKIYPIIYALPLVLGVWERAKQECFFGRLAHTAPVVVGCGLCFTVAFAVPTYVCYLVYGQQYLDEAFIYHIHREDHRHNFSPYWLLMYLNMGRRDLGVGVDYSAGLFAFLPQFAVLCYASWKLRKNIAHACCVETILFVAFNKVCTVQYFVWFLPFLAFVFCEPAQPKRLMGATNVSKSERPSMLSAVAVILMWSLTIPLWVWTAYRLEFEGQNHYGRLWIVSCVFYLATVGLAAWLGRLCYRSRITIAIKDHRPAFKRA; from the coding sequence ATGAGCAGCAAAGCGTGGCTGGACAGGCAGAGCATTCGCACGCTTCTCCTCTACGGAGGGCTCGCGCGGGTCGTGCTGCTGATTTACGCCGCCTTCCACGACTACTACTTTCGTGTCAAGTACACGGATATCGACTACATGATTGTGGTTGATGGCGCCAGAGAACTGCTACACGGCGGAACACCATTTGATCGCACGACGTACCGTTACACGCCGCTTCTGGCTGTCCTGGTGATCCCCGCCGTGCTGGTCGCCAACCCGCTTGGGAAGGTTGTCTTCACGCTGAGCGACCTTGGCGCAGCCTACTATTGCTTTCACATGCTCCTGCGCTTTTCGACGGAGCGGAGCGCCAAGTGGATGGTGGTTATCTTGATCCTCTTCAACCCCGTCGTGCTGAACGTGTCGACGCGTGGAAACAGCGACATGCTCATCTCGTTCATGAGTATGGGCGTGCTGGCGAAGTTTGCGGAGGGTCGCTACttcaccgcagcggcgatccTCGGCTTCGCCGTGCACTTTAAAATCTATCCCATCATCTACGCGCTTCCGCTGGTGCTCGGTGTGTGGGAGCGCGCGAAGCAAGAATGCTTTTTCGGTCGCCTTGCCCACACCGCCCCCGTCGTGGTCGGATGCGGCCTCTGCTTCACGGTCGCCTTCGCTGTTCCGACGTATGTGTGCTACCTGGTCTACGGTCAGCAGTACCTCGACGAGGCCTTCATCTACCATATCCATCGCGAGGACCACCGGCACAACTTTTCCCCGTACTGGCTGCTCATGTATCTCAACATGGGCCGCCGCGACcttggcgtcggcgtcgacTACTCCGCTGGGCTGTTTGCGTTTCTGCCGCAGTTCGCAGTGCTGTGCTACGCCTCGTGGAAGCTTCGCAAGAACATTGCCCACGCCTGCTGCGTTGAGACGATTCTTTTCGTCGCCTTCAACAAAGTCTGCACCGTGCAGTACTTCGTGTGGTTCCTCCCGTTCCTAGCGTTCGTCTTCTGCGAGCCAGCGCAGCCAAAACGGCTGATGGGTGCCACAAATGTCTCCAAGTCAGAGCGGCCGTCGATGCTTTCGGCTGTCGCGGTCATCCTCATGTGGAGCCTCACGATTCCGCTGTGGGTTTGGACAGCATACCGACTCGAGTTCGAGGGACAGAACCACTACGGCCGCCTGTGGATCGTGTCGTGCGTCTTCTACCTTGCCACAGTGGGCCTCGCCGCGTGGCTGGGGCGGCTGTGCTATCGGAGTCGCATAACCATCGCCATTAAGGACCACCGCCCGGCGTTCAAACGGGCGTAA
- a CDS encoding calpain-like cysteine peptidase, putative, producing MSYYIGYSQREIYKKRCNELGCACNSAVVRLLSDVPGEVTGLTSLDLSRNFLGRKGIIPLLDVIESAVQLRSLDLRDQQLSNDTVEVICARLRRHPSLLKLNLSNNPITLAISSALLELANQNSVLQYIYLENTLVRPSMVTAIEVQLEKNRALARTALAESQVADGKPRRIFVIASSVAGTCAAGSKPGSPRAEQAVLSTPVGSGKSAAAMLLRNADAASTAAGSTGWRQRIPAHELQHVFRSYTHAVADFFFDVNPTKDVWAWCEERHYVFDDDQFNSHNDHLHRTARHTYGIAGWRRVGELYPDATLFGWEGATRNANDTARQAAPSINGAGAQDTCEDPVEDMMGAERAAAGDGRRGSDAEYLHATSVFWQLPKDVPEGFTWTFTALMASVKETQLLHALFCASATGLPDGGTRVQRGTACPGIYTMRMFVEGQWRYLLVDDFLPVDKYGRLIFTKPSMDNRAFWPCIFEKMLAKLHGGYHVLDAHFDKHHAGIDSPNIRKPIARLFLSKENLQRPNDGAGGGGDTDWGTVPDDTLVCEEVAKNCGRVMSRLTRGIYDSYQLHPVEQAPTTLFEGLHKVLGVPLCSADAREGYGNPPCGRRTASVKRSFLGSHSVSVDSPAGAFGVSSYLTAAIAFSRDASRTFSGIHPRCGYQIVRVCHAGGVRLLELRNPWCGTEKWTGDWADDSPLWKKHPEIAELLLTGAHGGRRTQRGGSNLLQLSNSASTLANTPLKRSLLTALGEMGGSLAEASSMTPVCSVTRPSRRAAATRPHVQKSAFWISYTDFLQNFEWVHTCRVFGDEFHRQDVHGTWTRDSAGGNAREPSWYRNPHYRLSFPYRTTVHVQLTRRDPRLRRTRGAVRGQDDGVGGIGLQLLRDTHYPLHCPTISRGQAEISTAASLPMSSVEDIVAGNQEDDGSIKEALGCRDLGASDRGCGCAFSSVLSSEERQSGDCLSLGILLDAGAQYWIVPTTYAPRVLDEFDLSVTSTSPFILQEAQESQYWDQRTVPPELLCCASASAQEVERNEGEVAIVFDSKSRVSSDANLLLQKQKQRSSRRLARNSVSHSIETESATVSSGACRIVVAATMHLAAAGVDMRNFGVDEAYEQRSVPPEDVHGTPTLQLAIVTGEVDGEGRPSRTVGEIDPHAAHTYVLDRHTVLETAITPAPHNSVEHHTAICTLHPAGARVHVDYRVWCAAPLLEVMSVPAWPKQEVTLCWDDEKGSGNYYEGTGHPQVELSRLRPFQRFAISLRMVDYDTIEPAIMFSVICNDRQRGEPVEGQLGNRAVLSQSAYVNGTYVKASFDLDERPPESLIIISCLQPTGSKGRCVMTISSDSADYRVHPLRVAAAYPL from the coding sequence ATGTCTTACTACATTGGCTACTCGCAGCGAGAGATCTACAAAAAGCGGTGCAACGAGCTGGGCTGTGCGTGCAACTCCGCAGTTGTGCGGCTGCTCTCTGATGTGCCAGGTGAGGTGACCGGCCTTACCTCACTCGACCTATCCCGCAACTTTCTAGGCAGAAAAGGCATTATTCCACTTTTGGACGTCATCGAGagcgcggtgcagctgcgcagtcTCGACCTGCGTGACCAGCAGCTCAGCAATGACACTGTGGAGGTGATTTGTGCACGCCTTAGACGGCACCCGTCCCTGCTAAAGCTGAACCTGTCAAACAACCCCATCACCCTCGCCATCTCCTcagcgctgctcgagctGGCGAATCAGAACTCTGTTCTGCAGTACATCTACCTGGAGAACACACTCGTGCGCCCCTCCATGGTGACGGCGATTGAGGTGCAGCTCGAGAAGAACCGTGCACTCGCCAGAACCGCGTTGGCGGAGTCGCAGGTGGCTGACGGTAAGCCGCGTCGAATTTTCGTCATCGCTTCTTCAGTCGCCGGTACGTGTGCGGCCGGTTCCAAGCCTGGTAGTCCTAGAGCCGAGCAGGCTGTTTTGTCCACTCCCGTCGGTAGCGGGAagtctgctgctgcgatgctCCTCCGTAATGCTGATGCAGCATCTACCGCAGCGGGTAGCACCGGGTGGCGCCAGCGCATCCCAGCacacgagctgcagcacgtctTTCGTTCCTACACTCACGCCGTAGCCGACTTTTTCTTCGACGTGAATCCCACGAAGGATGTATGGGCGTGGTGCGAGGAGCGACACTACGTGTTTGACGACGACCAGTTCAACTCGCACAACGACCATTTGCACAGGACGGCGCGACACACATACGGCATCGCGGGTTGGCGGCGCGTCGGAGAGCTATACCCTGATGCCACGCTCTTTGGGTGGGAGGGTGCGACAAGGAATGCGAACGACACGGCACGGCAGGCTGCACCCAGCATCaacggcgctggtgcacagGACACCTGCGAAGATCCGGTAGAAGACATGATGGGCGCCGAAAGGGCGGCTGCGGGtgatggccgccgcggcagcgacgcggaaTATTTGCACGCCACCTCGGTCTTCTGGCAGCTCCCTAAAGATGTCCCGGAAGGGTTCACCTGGACCTTCACAGCACTCATGGCGAGCGTGAAGGAGACCCAGTTGCTGCACGCCCTTTTCTGCGCATCCGCGACAGGGCTTCCAGACGGCGGGACGCGAGTGCAGCGAGGCACTGCTTGCCCGGGCATCTACACCATGCGAATGTTTGTCGAGGGCCAATGGCGCTACCTTCTCGTGGATGACTTTTTGCCGGTGGACAAGTACGGCCGGCTAATCTTCACGAAGCCCTCGATGGACAACAGGGCGTTCTGGCCATGCATCTTCGAGAAGATGCTGGCAAAGTTGCACGGTGGTTACCACGTCTTAGACGCGCACTTCGACAAACACCACGCCGGCATCGACAGCCCGAACATACGCAAGCCCATCGCCCGGCTGTTCCTGAGCAAAGAGAACCTCCAGCGGCCGAACgacggtgctggtggcggcggcgacactgATTGGGGCACCGTACCAGATGACACGCTCGTCTGTGAAGAGGTGGCCAAGAACTGCGGCCGTGTCATGTCACGCCTCACGAGGGGAATCTACGACAGCTATCAGCTACACCCGGTGGAGcaggcgccgacgacgctgtTCGAGGGACTGCACAAGGTTCTCGGGGTACCTCTGTgcagcgcagacgcgcgAGAGGGATACGGCAACCCACCGTGTGGTCGGCGAACGGCGTCTGTGAAGCGGTCGTTTCTCGGCAGTCACAGCGTTTCTGTGGACTCCCCCGCCGGCGCGTTCGGCGTGTCGTCGTATCTGACTGCCGCCATTGCTTTTAGCAGAGACGCGTCGCGGACGTTTAGCGGCATTCACCCACGCTGCGGCTACCAAattgtgcgcgtgtgccacgCGGGTGGAGTACgcctgctggagctgcgcaatCCTTGGTGCGGCACGGAGAAATGGACGGGCGACTGGGCGGACGATTCGCCACTGTGGAAGAAGCATCCTGAGATTGCTGAGCTACTGCTGACGGGCGCCCACGGTGgcagacgcacgcagaggggcggcagcaaccTCCTGCAGCTATCCAATTCGGCTTCGACGTTGGCGAACACGCCACTGAAGCGCTCGCTGCTGACAGCATTGGGCGAGATGGGAGGGTCACTGGCGGAAGCGTCGTCAATGACGCCTGTGTGCTCCGTGACGAGGCCCTCcaggcgcgcagcggcgacgcggccgcaCGTGCAAAAGTCTGCCTTCTGGATCTCCTACACGGACTTCCTGCAGAACTTTGAGTGGGTGCATACGTGTCGCGTCTTTGGTGACGAGTTTCACCGGCAGGACGTGCACGGCACTTGGACACGCGATTCGGCCGGCGGCAATGCACGTGAGCCGTCGTGGTACAGGAACCCGCACTATAGGCTCTCCTTCCCCTACCGGACGACGGTTCATGTGCAGCTGACACGGCGTGATCCGCGTCTTCGTCGGAcccgcggcgccgtgcgcgGGCAGGACGACGGCGTTGGTGGTATTGGCTTGCAGCTCCTGCGTGACACGCACTACCCGCTGCACTGTCCTACGATCAGTCGAGGACAGGCGGAAATTAGCACAGCGGCTTCCTTGCCCATGAGCTCCGTGGAAGACATCGTCGCCGGCAATCAAGAGGATGACGGCAGCATAAAGGAGGCACTGGGTTGCAGGGATCTTGGCGCCAGCGACCGTGGTTGCGGCTGCGCGTTTTCCTCTGTTCTCTCCTCCGAGGAGCGCCAAAGTGGCGATTGCTTGTCGCTGGGAATCTTgctcgacgccggcgcgcagTACTGGATTGTGCCGACCACATACGCGCCGAGGGTGCTGGACGAGTTCGACCTTTCCGTCACCTCGACCTCGCCGTTTATATTGCAAGAGGCACAGGAGTCGCAGTATTGGGATCAGCGAACGGTACCGCCAgagctgctctgctgcgctTCCGCTAGCGcacaggaggtggagcggaaCGAGGGTGAGGTGGCCATCGTTTTCGACTCGAAGTCCCGCGTCTCGAGCGATGCGAACCTTCTGCTCCAAAAACAAAAGCAaagaagcagcaggcgccTTGCGCGCAACTCCGTCAGTCATTCCATCGAGACCGAATCGGCCACGGTGTCTAGCGGGGCGTGtcgcatcgtcgtcgctgcgaCAATGCacctcgcggcggcgggtgtggACATGAGGAACTTTGGCGTCGACGAGGCGTACGAGCAGCGTTCGGTGCCGCCGGAGGACGTGCACGGCACACCAACTCTGCAACTCGCCATCGTGACGGGCGAGGTTGACGGTGAAGGCCGCCCCTCCCGCACCGTCGGCGAAATCGATCCTCACgctgcgcacacgtacgTGCTCGACCGTCACACCGTCCTAGAGACGGCCATTACGCCTGCTCCTCACAATAGTGTCGAGCACCACACTGCCATATGCACCCTTCACCCGGCAGgggcacgcgtgcacgtggACTACCGGGTatggtgcgccgcgccgctgctcgaggTGATGAGTGTGCCGGCGTGGCCAAAGCAGGAGGTGACGCTGTGCTGGGATGACGAGAAGGGCAGTGGCAACTACTACGAAGGCACCGGACACCCGCAGGTGGAGCTGTCGAGGCTGCGGCCGTTTCAGCGATTCGCCATATCGCTGCGGATGGTTGACTACGACACCATCGAGCCAGCTATCATGTTCTCTGTAATCTGCAACGatcggcagcgaggagagcCGGTAGAGGGGCAACTGGGGAACAGAGCCGTGCTTTCGCAATCCGCGTACGTCAACGGCACCTATGTGAAGGCCAGCTTCGACCTCGATGAGCGCCCGCCAGAGTCGTTGATCATCATTTCATGCCTGCAGCCGACCGGCTCAAAAGGGAGGTGTGTTATGACCATCTCGTCCGATTCGGCAGATTATCGCGTTCACCCGTTGCGCGTGGCTGCGGCATACCCACTGTAG
- a CDS encoding ferric reductase transmembrane protein-like protein, producing MTTAIKDEANLPGIDDIPPTPRVGLKS from the coding sequence ATGACGACCGCCATCAAAGATGAGGCAAACTTACCCGGCATTGACGACAtcccccccaccccccggGTGGGGTTGAAGAGCTGA